catcaataaaaaagtactgaaacaagttggagtagtgtacgatattaaatcacagtaaaacaataagaagtgttatatccctactgtgcatttccattatggtatcttgagcacagtagggatattacacttcttattgttttactgtaattaatatcgtgcactactccaacttgtttcagtactttttatcaatgtgttatggtccctactctagttgaaaatgccaaatttttctgtgtacttgtgttaactttttttggaaataattattataacttggtgaacccatgcatgatGGTGctgcgtgccccaattatcatctggaaagtgaagtatccattacacttcgttgtcagctatttccaacctgttacacaacatttcggatcaagaactgttcaaaaagcacctctgcaatccgtgcataccgaaagaaagaaatggtgccgcacgccccagttatatcaattatcgtctgaaaagtgaagtatccattatacttcgttgtcggctatgttcaacccgttacacagcagcatcaatcaagaactgttcgagaagcacctctgcaatcagagtagccactatgaaacatacggacaatttccatttcgaagagaagccatcacatgctaccgccaaatcaatacttcagcaaagatgaatgggacacaaaggaggacactggtaaatccatgaagaatgcattgtacgtactgcggtatgccaaaaggcacctctccagccaaagcgacgttgaacagtgaaaaaatcaaacccgtagcttagctgttatcgagttacacttatctgaaggcatcagtgagttacttacttactcagtcagtcagtagaaaattccgttaaataattttttttagaattccgtagcaacttattgaaagtgtttcggatcgatctgaaagcttgtttgggcttagttttacctaaccaatactacctcatcaacgtctgggaaaattgaggctggattttaggtgatattatttcgtgggccacacctactcctttgtggtctctactatacagtactattgtactgtatgataaaaggaaagactacttaaacagtactaccgtactgtccTCTGGTCATGTTACAGTCTATAACATATAGGTGATCAATATCATACCATGGTATTTTAATTATAACTATTGTGGTGTTACTAAATACCCACTAAATTAATATGCACGTATAAGCTTCCACTGCACCAATAACCTCATTGTAGACTACACAATGCTTACTATTCAAGCAGGAAAACAAATTGGAAGTGTTAGCCAACAAACTTTGTTGACAAAGGTGACAAATAGCACTCCCATATCCCATTAGCACCTTACTACTAAGTGCTCCCAAGCTACGTTCTTTGCTCCACTCTTGTTAACAAGTTCTGCCATAATACtgtttgaataaataattttaacACTGATAAATTTTCAGTATGTCAGTACGCTGTATTGATAAATATTTAACACCGCAACTATATCAGTATATTTCCAACCCCTATAATAACGTTCACTTGTatttgtgtatcacatgtgcaaAATAGACACTATAAGGAATTCAACTCACAAAGACAGTGTGGAACAGCATTGCTGAATAAGTGTTCGAAACAGTCAATGTAGTATTGTTAATACCTGATTGAAGGACATCGTATGATAAAATTTCATGATGTTTTCATAGTATCCATTCCTGTAGCTATCCTAGTATATAATGTCTTGTATGTAGTTGTACTACGAGGAGGGACCACCAACACTAACTTCAGAGGGTTCATGATACAAGGTAGAGTAATGGCTGATGACTCACCAGCTGGTACatttgatgatgatgaaagtgCCCCTGACTACCAAATACGATGTAACCAAGCAGTAAGTCTTTTGTTAGTACAATGTATAGTCATCTCAACTCTTATCTGACACATGGTAGTGCTGTGTATAGTGAAGAAATTAGTTACCTGAAAGCTAAAGCCTTCTaattaaaactgtttaaaaggtgCAGGCTTCAACTAAATGGCTAATGGCACTCAATGCAGTGATATTGTTTTATCAATAGCAGAATAAATTCTTGATTGGTATCACATCTTAGGCATTTTTAAAGGCCACACTCGTTTGTAGCCTGGAGTTTAACCACCCAAGGCATTGATGATGTAGAAGCTTCAAGTAGTTTTTCCCCTTTTTGTGCACTTGCCGTATAAAGCAGAAACGCGATATCCAATTGTCTTGAAATGACATATGTGAAGAGTTTAAAAGTGAATTAGCTCAGTACAAACTTTAGTttgaatacaataaacaattatggAGTTATTATTGATTATTCACGCAAAAGACcagttgtcatgcctacagggtaaattgcaTATATGAATAAGCTGAAAAATATGTCTGTATGAATAGGATATACCACAggagctcaaaccttttgtagtttggaTGTAATTGAAGGAACGGCCATGGAGTAATAATGTGAAACATTGGTGATGAGTGAGCAATTTAGATTTGTAAACATAAGATCAATATTGTTTGCCATGTTCCTATAGGATAAATTGCATTAGGGACCTagttgaaaatcagtgtgtggATAGTCTACCCATCACAGCTGCTTAATTAACAACCAAAGCCCAATGTATTGGATGCAAGCACATGAAACCTTTATAACTCTGTATCCGAACAGAGTAAAAAGAATTCACTAACACCACAATACTCACCATGAAATTTCTGGCAAAGTCGTACTAAGCATTGcttcatttgaagaaaatctctACTGCTAGGCCCCCAAAACAAAGTAGCTTTTCCATTATCATCTGCCATTACTCTACACCAACCACTTTGATCGGCCATATCTCAACGGTACTTTGTCCCAGCGCATTAAACTAAATGCCATGTAATGATGATTAATAGACTGTGACATAATAACTATGATGTAATCTTTTAGTATATAAGGCCAAGTTGAGTGTGGTTCACTCTGTCTAGTTTTGTATTCATTACTCGCTTTACTTTTGCtttaattgatgattgttgaagGTCGCTGTCCGGCGCAGGTTAACCTTGTTACAAATGGTGTAGTTAGCAGGACAGCGAGAACTAGAGAGCAATATCAAAGTTAGAGAGCAAACCTGAAAGTAGGCCAATAATAGTTCCGGACTGTTTCTCGGGAGAAGAGTCGTATGAAGATTGGATGGACCAGTTCAAGAGTATTGCGGAGATAAACTGCTGGGATGATGAACAGAAGTTGAAGTGGCTGAAGGTTCGTCTTAAGGGGAGGGCTTTGATGGCTTACAATTTTCTGTAACTGCTCGTGCAACATTTAAGAATGCTAAGGAAGCTTTACAGGAAAGGTTTGAACCTGAAAGTTGTAAGGATCTGTATCTTGCAGAGTTTCAGACACGATATAAGGCGAAGACTGAGAGTTGGCCAGACTTTGGTGAGGACTTGAGAGTTCTGGTAGACAAGGCATATCCTTCATTGGATGATGAAGCTCGGCAACAGCTAGCACTTCAGAGATATTTGTCTCAGCTAGATAACGAACAGGTGGCTTTTAGTGTGAAACAGAGGAAGCCAAAAACTATTAAGGTTGCTATTAATATTACTTTAGAATGTGTGTTAATTAAGTCCACTCCTGCGAGTGCCGGAGCAGTGGCACCAGTGCGTGTTGAATCAAATGATAGCACTTTGTTGGAAATGATGACACAGTTAATGGCACGATTGGATAAGCTGGAGGAGCAATCATCTCGGCTCCAAAGAGGAGGGTACAGGAACCCCTGGAGACAACAGCAAAGCAAAGAGTAGTGGTGTGTTATAGATGTGGATAGGAAGGGAATTTTGCTAGGGGCTGTGCCCAGCCCAAGAAGTCCGAAACTGACAACCCTTGGGGAGGCCGCCCTGGCCCCAAGGGAAATGACAAGGGCATTTGATTTGTTTAACTTTGCTGTGTCAATTGTTAATCCTAGCACATCTTTCAGTTGCAGCCACAATAAATGGTAGTGCAGTGGTGTTTTTGGTAGATACACTTGGGAGAAGTGTAAAGAATCTGGACAGAATTCAAGTCCATGGAATCAGAAGAGGCTTGTGGATGCTGAGGGTAGTCAGTTGCAGGTACTTGGATCTGCTGAAGTGACTGGATATTCAGGATGAGAAATTCCAGCTGTCAGTTATAGTTATTGAACCTTTAATAGCAGAGGCCATCCTTGATTTGATATGCTGTCACAATGTACTGTTGATCTGTTACATAAACAATTAATTACAGGTATTGGACATGTTGTCACCTTACACTCTCAACAACAGAACATGAAACTGACAGCTGACCTTGTTGATGTGTATCAGATTGAAGCTGACCCTGGTGGTATTGATGCAGCATCATTTACAGAGCTTTCCCCAGAaaaataaagtagagcagtAAAACTGTTAGATTACTACTaacatcaaagtcaatttgttaattatatacattctttttaccacatcaaaagaattttgagAAAAGTAGAGCGGTGCTGCACCACTCTATAGGGAAGCCCCTGATTTATGTGTAATAATGTGAGTCATCCCAACACATTGAGTCACCCCAACAGGGAGTGATGTCGAGTTGTTTCAACAAGATAGTTTAACCTGCCACAATCAGGAAGTGGATGATCAATCTGGGAAGCCTTCGTGTGTCTTCTCTATTAAGGTGCAAGATAATGTTAGAATTCCTAGCTACAGTGAAATGAAAATTTTAGCTTGTGTTAATTGGTGCACCCAGAATCTCAACAGTTGTTATGTGTTAGAGAGTAATTTAAGGAAttctgatttgtttgtggcaagaGCACTGATCAAAGATGGTAGTTCTGTATTTATATGTCTGTTAAATCCAACCGGGAAGCCTATCACTTTATATTCAGGAGCCAACGTGGCCACATTGTCTGAAGCTGTTGGAATTGTTGATAATCACAAGTCGGTGAATGATATTAATTTAGATAATGGAATATCTGTCTCCACTGTGTCACATGATTTTGGCAATGAATTGTCTGCTCTTGATTATTACCAAAAATGTTGCACCTATTCGTAGATCCCATAGATTGTCACCACAAAAGAAAGCAACAATGCGCACACTTCTAAATGATATGTTGGAAAAGAAGATTATTCACCATCAAATAGTCCATGGGCCTCACCAATAGTTTTAGTTAAGAAAAAAGATGGCACTAGCCGTTTTTGTGTTGACTATCATCAACTTAACGCTATCACAAGAAAGGATgcatacaggggcggatctaggatttataaaaggggggctaactcaaggtactaatctcttgggtagaggtgtgcaaagcacacttcccagtatgcgaagcatgctggaactataGGTGGGTCTCGGGGCATGCCCCCTCAGGATAATTTTGAAacatagatgctaaaatactgcaatttggagacatttccatataaaattcatacctgtagatattttatatactgcctttagattataggtacagacaaccaagtacatgatgcaccctctcacaattgcacaacactgaataggtgcatgttagaataataatgttgaaagtggaaaattttgaaatttaacaatacaagattgaatctgagagcattttcaatggaaattgtgtacctgaattaagtattgccatacatattaactacacaagtagatgaatgaagccctttaaacagaccaatgcacttcattgtatgtataggtgcaggcagatttggaaaaattccataacagaaccaactacatgtttctagtgaatgttctattagagtagttaggtgactgctctattagagtacctcgatcttgtacacTTCCAATGTtgatctgggtccttgttgcataaactttagtataaatccactgataataccttggaaagatgtttataaggtggttttatgagtatttgtattattagtgatcatataattatgctaagacaaaatttcattataatactcagcatattgatcaagtaaagcctaaatgtgaagggggggggcttcagcccccaaagccccccccctggatccgcccctgcaatagTGTTTATTAGTACAGTAAGGGTTGTGTATATAATAGTGTTCTGGGATATTCAGCAGTGAAAGGGCTAATTAGCTAACTAATTAGTTGAACATGTTTCCGtataaaaattttgaaattttaattagACAGCGGCTACTCATACTGGTAGAGAGGAGAAGACTATGGTAGAGCTATTGTGGATCGCTCCAGCTAGTGGAACTGGTGCAATTTATTTCAGGTACTGTATGCTGCTTGTTGGGGAATGTTATTCATATGAAAAAAACAGATATGCATTTGTTGATCGATATGAGCCAACAAACAACATGAACATGTACTGGGCCAACTTGAATACCAACAGTGTGATGGAAAGTGGTAAGGATGACTTGTGGCATGTACTTGGGACATACTTGCTGTGTCAATCATAACAAGACAATCTTTTATGAACTGAAGGTGGCTGTTAGGTGAAGTTGTATTGGAGCTagctgtatgtgcatgtgtgtggcaCACAAcaaatacatgcacacacacacacacacacacacacacacacacacacacacacacacacacacacacacacacacacacacacacacacacacacacacacacacacacacactaggggTGGGCAATATCTTCAAAAACAAATATCTTTTTTTTTGACACATTATCTTGATAGCTACTACTAGTATTGCAATATGTCTCTTGAATAAATTATAACTATTCCATGTCAACTGACCTGCCTGTCCTATTTGTTTTCAAATTCCAAGAATGCTGACTTATTGCATGGTAGTTGATTGTCAATACCTAGTATGTACAAGATGTTGCATCATACTTACCAAGGTAACAGCAACTAAAATACATTGTGCTCGTTGCAGTGTATCTTGatatcatttttgcacattgaTATCAGTAAACATTGAATTTCTCGatattattgaaatatttcTCACCcctaacacacacacgcacgcacgcacgctcCACTTGTACTTGTAGAGAGCGTTTGTGTATATGTTACCAGAGTATCATAAAGTTATGACAGCTTCCAAAATTTAATTATATTGTTTCCTTTTCCTTTAGGTGCAGGCCATGGTGCTACAGGTAAGAACCATCATAATATTGTGTAATGTCATGTGATGTAATACAATATAGCCCCCATCGTATTAGTGGTGATCTTGACCACTCTACTGATGTTGTTGATCTGATGTTGATCTGTGAACATTTTGACCAATGTAGATTTAGAAATTAGTAGTATATACTTGCTAGGCCTTCCTGTGACTACAGTATCATTACAGTTGATGAGATTATGAAAATTATACACTATTCCAtataatgtgtatgtgtgtgtgtgtgactgttccATATAAGTCACTCTTCATGACTTCATACAGTTATGTCACATTAATAGGGCCATGATAATATGACCTcaacaatgaggtggtcttattaatgaggtcatgaagtacaccttagctatgtttgggacctacttgacatggtcactatagtgaggtggtgaggtcatgaagtacaccttagctatgtttgggacctacttgacacggtcactataatgaggtggtcttattaatgaggtcatgaagtacaccttagctatgtttgggacctacttgacatggtcactataatgaggtggtgaggtcatgaagtacaccttagctatgcttGACacggtcactataatgaggtggtcttattaatgaggtcatgaagtacaccttagctatgtttgggacctacttgacatggtcactataatgaggtggtgaggtcatgaagtacaccttagctatgtttgggacctacttgacatggtcactataatgaggtggtcttattaatgaggtcatgaagtacaccttagctatgtttgggacctacttgacatggtcactataatgaggtggtcttattaatgaggtcatgaagtacaccttagctatgtttgggacctacttgacatggtcactatagtgaggtggtcttattaatgagatcatgaaataaaccttagctatgtttgggacggCAAGTTATAATAACTGGAACTGGAATCAGAAATGGAACAGAACAGAATGACTAAACCaggaaccaaagctgaacctaaCACTAACCTGAGGTTTGCCTTTTAAGCgtaatgatgtctttcactgtctgtatgaaggtaagtttttggtgagttcgaggcaaGCTAGAGTTGGCCCAGCTTTGCCAGGAcactcgctccaaccctaggtcacctcgaactcaccaaaaacttaccttcatacaactagtgtgcttgatagtggaGTTATCAGAGTGACCGTTCCATTTCTGGTTCTGGTTATTATAACTTgttgtttgggacctacttcacatggtcactataatgaggtggtcttattaatgaggtcatgaagtaaaccttagctatgtttgggaacTACCTCACATGGCCGCTACAATGAGATGGTATTATTAAGGAGGTCATGAATTTTTGACGTTTAGGAGCTATTTATTAAATTATATGGCCACTATATAGTGCATGGGATACCCACAAGCTTACTCTTCAGTGATCTTGTATTGCATCAGTCATGGACAGATCCATTTCTCCCCTTCCCCCTTCAGTTACAGCTTTTAAAAGAGAAAGCATGTACAAGGTCCCAGCCCACATCCAGTCATGGAGGATATCAATATAATCACTTCTGGTATAATTAAATTACTTCAAAACTTGGATGTTCACAAAGTTTCAGGTCCAGATGAAATAAGTACAAGACTTTTAAAGGGAACTGCGGAAGTCACAGCCCATGTCTTAAAGTTAATATTTGAGAAATCACTGGACACAGGTGAGGTCCcctatgattattattattatattattactgtgcagacctcgGAAAAGAGTATGATACACAGATCACAAACAAACATCAAACAAATAGCTTATTCAATATTAATAATTGTTGCTGGACCAGCTAGTCTTTGCTTAAATTGATCAATGTCCTTAGAGtcaatcacgtgttggggtaGAGAATTCCAGAGTTTGATAGCGGAGGGAAAGAAGGAATATAGATAAGAATCAATTTGTGTCATTGGTTGTATAAATCTCTTGCTATGGCCTCTTATATCATGTAACATTGGTACAGGTGTTAGGTAAGAATTTGCTGAGATGTCAATGAGGTGATTAGTGATCTTAAACATCATAATAGCTTTCTGTTCTTCTCTACATTCAGCAAGGGTCGGCCAGTTAAGGTTTGTTAGCATTTGTGTACACTGGCATAATGGGAgaagttattcatcacaaatcttgctgcttgcCTGACTTCTTTCTATCATATTGATatccttttgtgtgtgtggtgacCAAATAATGGCTGCATAATCTAATATAGGCTTTACCATCGCTTTGTAACAATTACTTTTAATTTTAAGTGGAGGGATATTGGAGAGTGGCTAACATGGCAACTATTTACAAGAAGGGGGAATGATCAGCTCCTCAAAACTACCGTCCAATCTTGCTCACGTCTACAGGTAGTAAAGTCCTAGAACACAACATATCTTCTCATCTAATGAAACATTTAGAAAGTAACAATTTACTTCATGAGTCCCAACATGGCTTCCGACACAACAGATCCTGTGAAACACAGTTAGTGTCATTTGTTAATGACCTAGCCAAAAGCTATGATAGTGGAAAGCAGACTGATGTTATATTAATGGATATTGCTAAAGCTTTTGATGCAGTACCCTACAACAGATTAAGGCACAAACTACAATGGTACGGTATTGTTGGCAATATCTATTAATAGATTTCTTCTTTTTTAAGAGATCGTTACCAACGAGTGACTATTGATAATGTTTCATCTGATCTGGTAGCTGTAACATCTGGTGTAACTCAGGGAACTGTATTGGGCCCTATACTATTTATAATCAACATGAATGATGTTGTTGACAATACATAGCACAGTAAAATCCGCCTCTTTGCGGATGACATTATATTATATAAGGAGATCATGTCAGTAAATGATGTACAACAACTCCAAGAAGACTTGCAATCCTTACAATTATGGGAAAGTATCTGGCTACTTAAATTTAGCATACCTAAATGTCATGTCCTAAAAGTCACTAGAGCCACAAAGCACAAGATAATATCTGACTATTACCTGCACGACACTCCGTTACAAATAGTTGAGAATTGTAAGTACCTGGGCATTACTATACAATCAGATCTTAAGGGTGCTTTGTACAGTTCatacaaggcttcccaagacatagtctgttttgcactaaaagaaatattatggtcacttaattagtctgtga
The nucleotide sequence above comes from Dysidea avara chromosome 3, odDysAvar1.4, whole genome shotgun sequence. Encoded proteins:
- the LOC136251432 gene encoding putative defense protein, giving the protein MNTMLLSVLLITMTTTVVLALPDGAPVGACEGGSNIVPLHNRLNNTATGAVPFTVDISDVGNSYRPGINYTIVLRGGTTNTNFRGFMIQGRVMADDSPAGTFDDDESAPDYQIRCNQATAATHTGREEKTMVELLWIAPASGTGAIYFRYAFVDRYEPTNNMNMYWANLNTNSVMESGAGHGATAPIVLVVILTTLLMLLI